In Legionella sp. PATHC035, a genomic segment contains:
- a CDS encoding oxidoreductase, whose amino-acid sequence MGKGIILRVPHGTELSSELLSSLQKRFPGYVLETYHQKPDYNRSFGRRVNSLNNAFNFLLDAYPLPPQSSFLTKETLRDYVEECKTLALDAKGSTDKLHKELEKYTAKLIEVIALAWGTSNEEAIELLNEAEQYELMRNGRNDLVTLIPMKVGEDISYILQLDESLPPYYDEIINELKEIKAQEYPKTPSWLAKLPEYQQAYFYHLDPAISSPTKVVQDFTDFKINWSSIKKKAISLKRDLEQIASNLLPLPKWFNELSPHQREMMRLLAANPAQLDKNLDQFKDLITGESFNKESIDTVGQISSLPQWYWVLPHHQQFFLQHVLQGVDRVEDAVTFLSSRHRTLPLPANYAAHSLLGMSHDGKVIRELSKKRYRSSHIATRDGLDWPAAVQQRHSDSNLAKVMEQVQPDQPALLQTLISPIHAVDYVPTWITDFIPTLPPDLALYKLARAAVERRDKYAQERGEKLQPIQQNNHPYNLAKRIYYTPSSDPDSLNLLAVAKKYVATTPGLQTLLDQYKNVLESKPGSATVFDYAGRELFLSSLEQLIILTIGGHSYGSCVSGKDRKAIELIHTDAMLLYRELYGCWPIFDEPEAKDRIRFVSLVADLYMSRHQQEHAGHNAPGSEGIKTPEWYLPEDIATEIKKRLDSERALRDDDRAATDNEVKNIFVGGHKKVNEYLLPKNTLKCRLVARQLGKKNCNRLYDALHPLINEKSLFTPEPSSRWSTLFFTDTSPTTPEGIEQISELMLSPTSGKDNLVRLEKILQIVLDRPIADETRSEATNSVYGRLRALLKAHEEQISFAGLVERTVEEWSSLFNKSKQSHHSEAHFHH is encoded by the coding sequence ATGGGAAAAGGAATTATTTTACGTGTACCTCATGGTACCGAATTATCATCAGAATTACTCAGTTCATTACAGAAGCGCTTTCCTGGCTATGTTTTAGAAACTTACCATCAGAAACCTGATTATAATCGGAGTTTTGGACGTCGGGTCAATAGCCTTAACAATGCATTTAATTTTCTTCTTGATGCATACCCTTTACCTCCTCAGAGCAGTTTTTTGACCAAGGAAACCTTACGTGATTACGTAGAAGAGTGTAAAACCTTGGCTTTAGATGCAAAAGGCTCAACCGATAAGTTACATAAGGAGTTAGAAAAATATACTGCCAAACTAATCGAGGTGATTGCGTTGGCTTGGGGTACCTCTAACGAAGAAGCGATTGAGCTGCTCAATGAGGCAGAACAATATGAATTAATGCGGAATGGCCGCAATGATTTAGTCACTCTAATACCGATGAAAGTGGGTGAGGATATCAGTTATATCCTGCAGTTGGACGAATCGCTGCCTCCTTACTACGATGAAATAATTAACGAACTCAAAGAGATAAAAGCTCAGGAGTATCCGAAAACTCCATCCTGGCTGGCCAAGCTGCCTGAATATCAACAAGCCTATTTTTACCATCTGGATCCCGCCATTAGCAGTCCTACAAAAGTGGTTCAGGATTTCACAGACTTTAAAATCAATTGGTCCTCAATCAAAAAGAAAGCAATCAGTTTGAAGAGGGACCTAGAACAAATTGCCAGTAATTTGTTGCCACTACCTAAATGGTTTAATGAGCTGAGTCCGCATCAGCGAGAAATGATGCGGCTTTTGGCCGCTAATCCTGCTCAACTAGACAAAAACCTGGATCAGTTTAAAGATTTAATCACCGGAGAGAGTTTTAATAAAGAGAGTATCGATACAGTGGGACAAATCTCCAGTCTTCCACAATGGTACTGGGTATTGCCTCATCACCAACAGTTTTTTTTGCAGCACGTACTGCAAGGAGTTGATAGGGTTGAGGATGCGGTGACTTTTTTATCCAGCCGTCATCGAACGCTGCCTTTGCCTGCTAATTACGCCGCGCATAGTTTATTGGGTATGAGTCATGATGGAAAAGTAATTCGCGAACTCTCAAAAAAACGTTACCGCTCCAGTCATATTGCTACACGAGATGGCTTGGATTGGCCTGCAGCAGTCCAACAACGCCATTCCGACTCGAATTTGGCTAAAGTGATGGAGCAGGTGCAGCCTGATCAACCGGCATTATTACAAACGCTGATTAGTCCAATTCATGCGGTGGACTATGTACCGACCTGGATTACAGACTTCATACCAACATTGCCTCCAGATTTGGCGTTGTACAAATTAGCACGGGCTGCGGTTGAGCGGCGAGATAAGTATGCGCAAGAGCGGGGAGAAAAGCTTCAACCCATTCAACAAAACAATCATCCTTATAATTTAGCAAAAAGGATCTATTATACCCCGTCAAGTGATCCAGACAGTTTGAATTTATTGGCTGTCGCGAAAAAATATGTTGCCACAACTCCTGGACTACAGACTCTACTGGATCAATATAAAAATGTTTTAGAGTCGAAACCCGGTTCCGCGACGGTTTTTGATTATGCGGGCAGAGAGTTGTTTTTGAGCTCCTTGGAACAGTTAATTATTTTAACGATTGGTGGGCATTCTTATGGCTCTTGTGTGAGCGGTAAGGATAGAAAAGCCATTGAACTCATCCATACGGATGCAATGCTCCTTTATAGAGAGCTTTATGGCTGCTGGCCGATATTCGATGAACCTGAAGCTAAAGATCGCATTCGTTTTGTTTCTCTGGTCGCTGATCTTTATATGAGCCGTCATCAACAGGAACATGCAGGACATAATGCCCCGGGCTCTGAAGGGATTAAAACTCCTGAATGGTATTTACCAGAAGATATTGCTACTGAAATTAAAAAGCGTCTCGATAGTGAGCGAGCGCTTAGAGATGATGACCGAGCCGCAACGGATAACGAAGTAAAAAATATTTTTGTGGGTGGTCATAAAAAAGTAAACGAATATTTATTACCGAAAAACACCCTAAAATGTCGTTTAGTGGCCCGACAATTAGGCAAGAAAAATTGTAATCGACTGTACGATGCGCTTCATCCTTTAATTAACGAAAAAAGTTTATTTACCCCAGAACCCAGTTCACGTTGGTCTACTTTGTTTTTTACCGATACGTCGCCAACAACGCCTGAGGGAATAGAGCAAATTTCTGAACTCATGTTAAGTCCCACCTCTGGAAAAGATAATCTTGTACGGCTCGAAAAAATATTGCAAATCGTCTTAGATAGGCCTATAGCAGATGAAACCCGTTCTGAGGCCACAAACTCAGTTTATGGACGGTTACGCGCGCTGTTAAAGGCACATGAAGAGCAAATCAGTTTTGCTGGATTGGTCGAGCGGACGGTAGAGGAGTGGAGCAGCCTGTTTAATAAATCGAAACAATCACATCATAGTGAAGCACATTTTCATCATTAA
- a CDS encoding CoA-acylating methylmalonate-semialdehyde dehydrogenase produces the protein MGYIVQHYIGGQFINETNATSHSIYNPALGEVIGQVHFASTALCDKTVATAKEAGIEWAQTPAIKRARILFKFRELLEKNQLDLARIITREHGKTIDDAKGSVARAIEVVELHCGIANHLQGDFSADVTNGIDCHTLRQPLGVCAGVSPFNFPVMVPVWMMIPAIACGNTFILKPSEQDPSAAVRLLELLSEAGLPPGVANCLHGDKTTVDHLLAHPDIAAFTAVASTPVAQHIYTTATAHGKRAHTFGGAKNHCVVMPDADLDQAAAAIVGAAYGSAGERCMAISVVVTVGEHTADALIEQMTPLIKATRINAGDAPNTDMGPLISGPHREKVLAAVDKGISEGAKLIIDGRAFKHPEHPQGFFMGPCLFDHVDENMSIYQNEIFGPVLVIVRVNHFEEALALVNRNQYGNGTAIFTRDGFSAREYSQRVQVGMVGINIPIPVPVANHPFGGWKHSSFGDSNMHGQESIHFYTRRKTVTTKWPVTEINESAFIMPTHD, from the coding sequence ATGGGCTACATTGTACAACATTATATTGGTGGTCAATTTATTAACGAAACGAACGCCACAAGTCACTCTATCTACAATCCTGCTTTGGGAGAAGTGATTGGTCAAGTTCATTTCGCGTCTACAGCACTTTGTGATAAAACAGTTGCTACCGCCAAAGAAGCAGGAATTGAATGGGCCCAGACTCCCGCCATCAAAAGAGCGCGCATCCTTTTTAAGTTCAGAGAATTATTAGAAAAAAATCAATTGGACCTGGCACGTATCATTACGCGCGAACATGGAAAAACTATAGATGACGCCAAAGGTTCCGTAGCACGTGCTATCGAAGTAGTCGAATTACATTGTGGCATAGCCAATCATCTGCAAGGCGATTTTTCAGCCGATGTGACCAATGGCATTGATTGTCATACATTAAGACAACCATTAGGGGTTTGTGCCGGTGTTTCCCCTTTTAATTTTCCGGTCATGGTACCTGTATGGATGATGATCCCTGCTATCGCTTGTGGCAATACATTCATATTGAAACCCTCAGAACAAGACCCTTCCGCCGCTGTCCGCTTGCTCGAATTATTAAGTGAAGCAGGGTTACCCCCCGGAGTAGCCAATTGTTTACATGGTGATAAAACAACAGTAGACCATTTGCTGGCTCACCCCGACATTGCTGCCTTTACTGCGGTTGCCTCTACACCTGTTGCCCAACATATTTATACTACAGCAACAGCCCACGGAAAACGCGCCCATACGTTTGGTGGTGCTAAAAACCATTGCGTGGTCATGCCAGATGCCGACCTCGATCAAGCGGCTGCGGCGATTGTAGGTGCAGCTTATGGTTCTGCAGGTGAACGTTGCATGGCAATCTCCGTCGTGGTTACGGTAGGCGAGCATACAGCAGATGCGTTAATTGAACAAATGACACCACTAATCAAAGCAACTCGCATCAACGCCGGTGATGCGCCTAACACCGATATGGGACCATTAATCAGTGGCCCTCATCGAGAAAAAGTACTGGCTGCGGTAGATAAAGGAATAAGCGAGGGAGCCAAACTCATTATTGATGGCAGAGCATTTAAGCATCCTGAGCACCCACAAGGATTCTTCATGGGCCCCTGTCTCTTCGATCATGTGGATGAAAACATGTCGATTTATCAAAATGAGATTTTTGGCCCCGTTTTGGTCATTGTGCGAGTCAATCATTTCGAGGAGGCGCTCGCTTTAGTCAATAGAAACCAATACGGAAATGGCACCGCAATCTTCACACGGGATGGATTTAGCGCTCGCGAGTACAGCCAACGCGTCCAGGTTGGGATGGTTGGGATTAACATCCCTATCCCTGTTCCTGTTGCCAATCATCCTTTTGGTGGATGGAAACATTCTTCTTTTGGAGACAGTAATATGCACGGACAGGAAAGCATCCATTTCTATACCCGACGCAAAACCGTCACCACCAAATGGCCTGTTACTGAAATCAATGAAAGTGCTTTTATTATGCCAACGCATGATTAA
- the mmsB gene encoding 3-hydroxyisobutyrate dehydrogenase yields MAKIGFVGLGHMGLPMAINLVKAGHQVTGYDLQQSALHQFSQAGGLVAQNTLEVAKEHDVLITMLQNGQQVLNVCHGNNGLFHAAKKGALFIDCSTIDVNSSRELHHLAKQHQLQVVDAPVSGGVAGAGAATLTFMVGGEEHAFHAAQPILAAMGQKIIHTGTAGSGQAAKICNNMILGISMIAISEAFTLAEHLQLSPQKLFEVVTNASGQCWAMSKYAPVPGVLENVPANNEYKPGFAAAMMLKDLLLSQDSARSVKVSTPLGAKATTIYQHFIDQGLGDSDFSAIIKLISQGEEV; encoded by the coding sequence ATGGCAAAAATAGGATTTGTGGGACTTGGTCATATGGGCTTACCTATGGCCATCAATCTGGTTAAAGCAGGACATCAAGTGACCGGTTATGATTTGCAACAAAGCGCCTTGCATCAATTTTCCCAGGCAGGTGGCCTAGTTGCGCAAAACACCCTTGAAGTCGCAAAAGAACACGATGTATTAATTACGATGCTGCAAAACGGTCAGCAAGTATTAAATGTTTGTCATGGCAATAATGGATTGTTCCATGCAGCAAAAAAAGGAGCTTTGTTTATTGATTGCTCCACCATTGATGTCAACAGTTCGCGTGAACTGCATCATTTAGCCAAACAACACCAACTTCAAGTCGTTGATGCTCCTGTATCTGGCGGAGTAGCCGGGGCCGGGGCAGCCACATTAACCTTCATGGTGGGTGGTGAAGAACATGCATTCCATGCCGCTCAGCCTATTTTGGCAGCCATGGGACAGAAAATCATTCATACCGGTACCGCAGGCAGCGGACAAGCGGCGAAAATATGTAATAACATGATCCTTGGGATCTCGATGATTGCGATTTCAGAGGCATTTACTCTCGCCGAACACTTGCAACTGTCACCGCAAAAACTTTTTGAAGTGGTCACTAATGCTTCTGGACAATGCTGGGCCATGAGTAAATATGCACCCGTTCCGGGGGTTTTAGAAAACGTACCGGCCAATAATGAGTACAAACCCGGATTTGCAGCAGCAATGATGCTTAAAGATTTATTGCTCAGTCAGGATTCAGCGCGATCAGTGAAGGTGAGCACTCCTTTGGGTGCAAAAGCAACCACCATTTATCAACATTTTATCGACCAAGGTCTAGGTGATTCTGATTTTTCAGCAATTATTAAACTGATTTCTCAAGGTGAAGAGGTATAA
- the acs gene encoding acetate--CoA ligase — protein MHAHLHDPKLTPTEDSLCEFWSEVAQQTVDWLQPWDTVLTGGFKDGDVTWFKGGKLNVSMNCLDRHLPHKANQPAIIWEGDDPNQHKILSFAELHAEVCRMSNVLKQLQVKKGDKVAIYLPMIPEAAIAMLACSRIGAVHTVIFAGFSAHALRQRVLASECTCLITANHFNRGGKLVSLKEQVDEACNDLPLQRLLIKTSDDAVPLDKNKDHWWHELKTEVSAHCDPEPMDAEDPLFVLYTSGSTGQPKGVVHTTGGYLVQTAYTHQLIFNCQKDEVFWCTADIGWVTGHSYVVYGPLCNGITTLIYEGIPTWPDSSRNWQIVDKHQVNVFYTAPTAIRALMRAGDEWLNSSSRRSLRLLGSVGEPINPEAWQWYYQKVGQNRCPIVDTWWQTETGAVMISPRADDTTHKPGSARQPIPGIIPVLLNEHGHEIIGAGEGFLAIKYPWPSMARTIAGDHLRYCMTYLHHGYYITGDGAKRDEEGDYWITGRVDDVINVSGHRLGTAEIESALVSHPAVAEAAVVGIPHELKGQGIYAYVILKQDYVANDQLEAELIKQVNKEISPIAKPDVIHVVSDLPKTRSGKIMRRILRKIAGKEIESLDELGDISTLANPKIVETLWKESN, from the coding sequence ATGCATGCTCATTTGCACGATCCAAAACTAACGCCAACCGAAGACTCTCTTTGCGAGTTTTGGTCCGAAGTGGCGCAACAAACTGTTGATTGGCTCCAACCTTGGGATACAGTCCTCACCGGCGGCTTCAAAGATGGGGATGTAACCTGGTTCAAAGGTGGAAAATTGAATGTCAGCATGAATTGTCTCGATCGCCACTTACCCCATAAAGCAAACCAACCAGCGATTATTTGGGAGGGCGATGATCCCAACCAACATAAAATCCTGAGTTTTGCTGAATTACATGCTGAAGTATGTCGCATGAGTAATGTGCTCAAACAACTACAAGTAAAAAAAGGCGACAAAGTAGCGATTTACTTACCCATGATTCCTGAAGCAGCAATTGCCATGCTTGCTTGTTCACGTATTGGCGCTGTGCATACCGTCATATTTGCCGGTTTTTCTGCCCACGCGTTAAGACAACGCGTCCTTGCTTCTGAATGCACGTGTTTGATTACCGCAAATCATTTTAATCGGGGTGGTAAATTAGTGAGTCTCAAGGAGCAGGTTGATGAAGCATGTAATGATCTGCCGTTGCAAAGACTCCTAATCAAAACGAGCGATGATGCCGTTCCTTTAGATAAAAATAAAGATCATTGGTGGCATGAGCTCAAAACAGAAGTAAGCGCGCACTGTGATCCAGAACCTATGGATGCAGAAGATCCTTTGTTCGTATTGTATACCTCCGGAAGTACCGGCCAACCAAAAGGAGTAGTGCATACAACAGGGGGTTATTTAGTACAAACCGCTTACACCCACCAATTGATTTTTAATTGTCAAAAAGATGAAGTGTTTTGGTGCACTGCTGATATAGGCTGGGTTACAGGGCATAGTTATGTGGTATATGGCCCGCTTTGTAATGGGATTACCACCCTAATTTATGAGGGAATTCCAACTTGGCCCGATTCTTCCAGAAACTGGCAAATCGTGGATAAGCATCAAGTCAACGTATTTTATACGGCACCCACCGCCATACGTGCTTTAATGCGTGCTGGCGATGAATGGTTAAATTCGAGCTCTCGACGCTCCTTACGATTACTTGGATCCGTGGGCGAGCCGATTAATCCCGAAGCATGGCAGTGGTATTATCAAAAAGTAGGCCAAAACAGATGTCCTATAGTAGATACTTGGTGGCAAACTGAAACTGGCGCGGTGATGATTAGTCCCAGAGCGGATGATACCACCCATAAGCCTGGCTCAGCGCGCCAACCCATCCCGGGCATCATTCCGGTATTACTCAATGAACATGGTCACGAAATCATAGGCGCCGGCGAAGGATTTTTGGCAATAAAATACCCCTGGCCTTCCATGGCAAGAACCATTGCCGGTGATCACCTACGTTATTGCATGACCTATCTGCATCATGGTTATTACATTACGGGAGATGGTGCAAAACGCGATGAAGAGGGTGATTATTGGATTACCGGACGCGTGGATGATGTGATTAATGTCTCAGGCCATCGCTTAGGTACTGCAGAAATCGAAAGTGCCCTGGTGAGTCATCCTGCTGTTGCCGAAGCAGCTGTAGTCGGAATTCCCCATGAGCTTAAAGGCCAAGGCATTTACGCCTATGTCATTTTAAAACAAGATTATGTGGCCAATGATCAATTAGAGGCGGAATTAATCAAGCAGGTCAATAAAGAAATAAGCCCTATAGCCAAGCCAGATGTCATTCATGTAGTGAGTGATTTACCCAAAACTCGCTCCGGCAAAATCATGCGGCGTATCTTACGTAAGATTGCCGGCAAGGAAATAGAGAGTCTTGATGAATTGGGGGATATATCCACTTTGGCCAACCCCAAAATCGTAGAGACATTGTGGAAGGAGTCAAATTAG
- the purL gene encoding phosphoribosylformylglycinamidine synthase subunit PurL — MQDAPDCFDFSQLSLEEIAHLLQRFSLRLTPEEALTIQNTLLKRPPTYAECVLWSIQGSEHCSYKSSRKHLNQFNTKAPHVILGPKEDAGIVAVATDKQNRRYGIVVSHESHNHPSQLVPFEGAATGVGGNVRDVCCMGAEVIAVADSLRFGDINRPKTKWIHQGVVQGIAGYANPLGIPNLGGDTYYDEAYNENCLVTVVTLGVVREDHIIHSYAPPNAEEYQFILVGKPTDNSGFGGAAFASATLSEEQQEQNKGAVQEPNAFLQRHILKANYAMFEFLRENNLIDRVGFKDLGAGGIACASVELAEASGYGAEINLDLVPTSMNNLLPAVVLCSETQERFMWVVPKELVETFLTHYNTRFALPEICDGAQATVVGKIRNDGLYVVKAQGKEIVSARAEDITKGILYDRPYSSKQHAHSEPQPIVVNDFNEELLRLLAHENIASRAPIYESYDKQVQGRSIVEPGWADAGVIAPFNEDKYPEEIQRTGVALSVDHNPRYNKIDAYWGAVNAVIESVRNIIAVGAWPLALTDCLCFGNPENTEQMGEFVDSVRGIVDACHAVKMFTDRSVSLPIISGNVSLYNESAQGAIPPSPIISCLGAMDDLSKTVTYDFKHPNSVLLMVGARQDECGGSVYYQLHNHLGSQLPKPDLAAFADQISAVHAAMQAGLVCSAHDISEGGIAVALAEMSFKNEIGVNVFISGDLPNDKKLFSESGGFILEVSPENISKLEHIFRQYSVAFQTIGETTVNPTLMMNSVINLSISAAKTAWNNGLVERLI, encoded by the coding sequence ATGCAAGATGCCCCGGATTGTTTTGATTTTTCTCAGCTGTCCTTGGAGGAAATAGCTCATTTACTCCAACGTTTTAGCTTGCGCCTCACTCCCGAAGAAGCCCTCACCATTCAAAATACCTTACTAAAAAGACCACCAACCTATGCTGAATGCGTCTTATGGTCAATTCAGGGTTCGGAACATTGTTCCTATAAAAGCAGTCGCAAACACCTTAACCAATTTAATACGAAAGCACCCCACGTAATCCTGGGCCCCAAAGAGGACGCCGGGATTGTGGCAGTAGCCACTGATAAGCAAAATAGACGCTATGGTATTGTGGTCAGTCATGAATCACACAATCACCCCTCACAGCTTGTACCTTTTGAAGGGGCGGCAACAGGAGTGGGTGGAAATGTGCGTGACGTATGCTGTATGGGTGCTGAAGTCATAGCCGTTGCCGACAGTTTGCGCTTTGGAGATATTAATCGTCCCAAAACAAAATGGATCCATCAGGGCGTAGTGCAAGGAATTGCGGGCTATGCCAATCCACTTGGCATTCCCAATCTCGGTGGTGATACCTATTATGACGAAGCATATAATGAAAATTGTCTCGTTACTGTAGTGACCTTAGGTGTAGTCAGAGAAGATCACATTATCCACTCCTATGCTCCCCCTAATGCAGAAGAGTATCAATTTATACTAGTCGGTAAACCCACAGATAACAGTGGTTTTGGCGGAGCGGCTTTTGCTTCAGCCACTTTGAGTGAAGAGCAACAAGAACAAAATAAAGGCGCCGTACAAGAGCCCAATGCCTTTTTGCAAAGACACATTCTTAAAGCCAATTATGCAATGTTTGAATTCCTGCGCGAAAACAATCTCATTGACCGCGTAGGCTTCAAGGATTTAGGTGCTGGAGGAATAGCATGCGCCAGCGTTGAGTTGGCAGAAGCCAGTGGCTATGGGGCAGAAATCAATCTTGACCTAGTGCCAACCAGTATGAACAATTTATTACCCGCCGTGGTCTTATGTTCCGAAACTCAGGAACGCTTTATGTGGGTTGTTCCCAAAGAATTGGTGGAGACCTTCTTAACCCATTACAACACGCGTTTTGCACTTCCAGAAATCTGCGATGGAGCACAAGCAACCGTCGTAGGTAAAATAAGAAATGATGGCTTATATGTCGTGAAAGCCCAAGGAAAAGAAATTGTCTCGGCGCGCGCAGAAGACATTACCAAAGGTATTCTTTACGATCGTCCCTACAGCTCAAAACAACACGCGCACAGTGAACCACAGCCAATTGTGGTGAATGATTTCAATGAAGAATTATTGCGTTTGCTTGCTCATGAAAACATTGCTTCACGTGCTCCCATTTATGAAAGCTATGATAAGCAGGTTCAAGGCCGCTCTATTGTGGAGCCAGGATGGGCTGATGCAGGAGTAATTGCCCCTTTTAATGAGGATAAGTATCCCGAGGAAATTCAGCGCACGGGCGTTGCCTTATCCGTCGATCATAATCCCCGTTATAATAAAATTGATGCCTATTGGGGGGCGGTGAATGCCGTCATCGAATCGGTACGCAATATCATCGCAGTAGGTGCCTGGCCTCTGGCTTTGACTGACTGTTTGTGTTTCGGCAATCCTGAAAATACCGAGCAAATGGGAGAATTTGTTGACTCTGTGCGTGGGATAGTCGATGCGTGTCACGCGGTAAAAATGTTTACTGATCGCAGTGTCAGCCTCCCTATTATTTCAGGGAATGTGTCGCTCTATAACGAATCAGCCCAAGGTGCCATTCCGCCAAGCCCTATTATCAGTTGCCTTGGTGCAATGGATGATTTATCCAAAACCGTCACTTATGATTTCAAACATCCTAATTCAGTGCTGTTGATGGTTGGAGCACGTCAAGATGAATGTGGTGGCAGTGTGTATTATCAGTTACACAATCACCTGGGCAGCCAACTCCCTAAACCCGATCTTGCTGCATTTGCTGATCAGATCAGCGCAGTGCATGCAGCCATGCAGGCAGGCCTAGTATGCTCAGCTCATGATATTTCCGAGGGCGGCATCGCGGTTGCGCTCGCAGAAATGAGCTTTAAAAATGAAATTGGAGTGAATGTTTTTATTTCCGGTGATTTGCCCAATGATAAAAAGTTGTTTTCAGAAAGTGGCGGATTCATCCTCGAAGTTTCCCCGGAAAATATAAGCAAGCTGGAACACATATTCCGCCAATATTCTGTAGCGTTTCAAACTATAGGTGAAACCACAGTAAATCCAACCTTGATGATGAATTCGGTTATCAATCTGTCAATCAGTGCAGCCAAAACTGCCTGGAACAATGGTTTAGTTGAGAGGCTCATATAA
- the purM gene encoding phosphoribosylformylglycinamidine cyclo-ligase codes for MSIIDYKAAGVDIEAGNEAVRSIKKSVESTFSPQVLTGIGSFGAMYDLKTLLQDYEHPVLVQSIDGVGTKMMVAKMMQKFDTIGIDLVSATTNDIIVLGAKPLTLLDYIANDKLKPEIVEQIIKGMVQACKENQISLVGGETAEMPGTYLPGELDLVGVITGVVEKNKAIEGKAICEGDLLVCFPSSGLHTNGYSLARKLLFDVAGYKVESQLQDFSHSIGEELLTPHINYTRPILSILEKNIPIKGMAHITGGGLLENIPRILPQHCGVEIHKNRIPELPIFNLLRKLGHLDDEHMYRTFNMGAGLVLFIGPETLSAVREVLRDFPSFPLYEIGQVVRGDQRVKLL; via the coding sequence ATGTCAATTATTGATTATAAAGCTGCCGGTGTAGACATAGAAGCAGGCAATGAAGCGGTTCGTAGTATTAAAAAATCGGTAGAAAGCACCTTCTCGCCGCAGGTACTGACCGGGATTGGCAGCTTCGGTGCTATGTACGATCTCAAAACCCTGCTGCAAGATTACGAGCATCCGGTTCTGGTACAAAGCATCGATGGGGTCGGCACAAAAATGATGGTCGCCAAAATGATGCAAAAATTCGATACCATCGGAATTGATTTAGTGAGTGCCACCACCAATGACATTATCGTTTTAGGCGCCAAACCGCTTACACTGCTTGATTACATTGCCAACGATAAATTGAAACCGGAAATCGTTGAGCAAATCATTAAGGGCATGGTCCAGGCCTGTAAAGAAAACCAGATCTCTTTAGTCGGCGGGGAAACTGCAGAAATGCCCGGTACTTATTTACCTGGCGAACTGGATTTGGTCGGCGTTATTACCGGGGTAGTTGAAAAAAATAAAGCCATTGAAGGCAAAGCCATCTGTGAAGGCGACCTGCTGGTGTGCTTTCCTTCAAGCGGCTTGCATACCAATGGTTATTCATTAGCAAGAAAATTGCTCTTTGATGTTGCGGGCTACAAGGTAGAATCACAACTCCAAGATTTTTCCCATAGTATTGGTGAAGAGCTTTTAACTCCTCATATTAACTACACCAGGCCAATTTTGAGCATTTTGGAAAAAAACATTCCCATTAAGGGCATGGCGCACATCACAGGTGGTGGTTTACTGGAGAACATTCCCCGTATTTTACCGCAACATTGTGGTGTAGAAATTCATAAAAATCGGATTCCTGAATTACCTATCTTCAATTTATTACGTAAATTAGGCCATTTGGATGATGAGCATATGTATCGTACGTTTAATATGGGCGCGGGTTTAGTACTGTTTATAGGACCAGAAACCTTATCTGCTGTACGCGAAGTACTCCGTGATTTTCCATCGTTCCCTCTTTATGAAATTGGACAGGTTGTGAGAGGGGATCAAAGGGTGAAACTGTTATGA